In Helianthus annuus cultivar XRQ/B chromosome 9, HanXRQr2.0-SUNRISE, whole genome shotgun sequence, the following are encoded in one genomic region:
- the LOC110876766 gene encoding bromodomain-containing protein 4-like yields the protein MMLDHAYPNLVKDEQNDLLLLHHMDNETLIRLSKYTKNWPKPKKTEFFGFIKSDKYEDPDPYTKEEKEKKKKDGKRTPTPKVQAEEGSSSQPQKKRKKKVVEKMLVDEPEVDESEANVEKDQEQLSPETEQLLKDIDNTLEVGKSASKMAVDDEEESSSGSEVDIDAEVDRWIKENYDPKDREKQKKRKRSSDDADETYVPSENVQVVSPPSSGGRKKSTSRKRIQTPAARKLKLKLKINPPSEPQTKPPSQSKPPSSPQNKQLSPPPRQPSPDPLQSPPQHHISSPIHEQPPITSPHIQQTPPIPQPPVHTTPGSSGFENFPHIPEDTVLEKLDDFSFVNDDLVKELQKKVNEALSEKKKLEERVKFVKSENSSLLKKIEADQADIDILKVRVEK from the exons ATGATGTTGGATCATGCCTATCCAAATCTGGTGAAAGATGAACAAAACGATCTCTTGCTATTGCATCACATGGATAATGAAACGTTAATCCGATTATCCAAGTATACAAAGAATTGGCCCAAACCGAAGAAGACAGAATTTTTCGGGTTCATCAAAAGTGATAAGTATGAGGATCCAGATCCT TatacaaaagaagaaaaagaaaagaagaaaaaagatgGAAAGAGAACTCCTACACCAAAAGTCCAAGCTGAAGAAGGATCATCTTCTCAACCACAGAAGAAACGTAAAAAGAAAGTGGTTGAAAAAATGCTGGTTGATGAACCAGAAGTAGATGAGTCAGAAGCAAATGTTGAAAAAGATCAAGAACAATTATCTCCTGAAACTGAGCAGTTGTTGAAAGATATTGATAATACTTTAGAAGTTGGGAAATCAGCTAGTAAGATGGCAGTTGATGATGAAGAGGAGAGTTCATCTGGTTCAGAAGTTGATATTGATGCTGAAGTTGATCGTTGGATCAAAGAAAACTATGATCCAAAAGATAGAGAGAAacaaaagaagagaaagaggagtTCGGATGATGCTGATGAAACATATGTTCCATCAGAGAATGTTCAGGTTGTATCACCACCATCTTCAGGAGGTAGAAAGAAATCAACATCAAGAAAACGTATTCAAACTCCAGCAGCGCGAAAGTTAAAACTCAAGCTGAAAATAAATCCACCATCAGAACCACAAACTAAACCACCATCACAATCTAAACCTCCATCATCACCACAAAATAAACAACTATCACCACCACCACGACAACCATCACCTGATCCTTTACAATCACCACCACAACATCATATTTCATCACCCATTCATGAACAACCACCAATAACTTCACCACACATCCAACAAACACCACCAATTCCACAACCACCAGTTCATACTACTCCTGGATCGTCTGGTTTTGAAAATTTTCCTCATATTCCAGAGGATACAGTTCTTGAAAAGCTTGATGATTTTAGCTTTGTGAATGATGATCTTGTGAAGGAGTTGCAAAAGAAGGTGAATGAGGCGTTAAGTGAGAAAAAGAAGTTAGAGGAACGTGTTAAGTTTGTTAAATCTGAGAATTCATCTTTGTTGAAAAAGATTGAAGCTGATCAAGCCGACATAGACATTCTGAAAGTTCGAGTTGAAAAATAA